The DNA segment ATCATCTGAAGTTACCGTAATTGTATCAGTAAGGGTCGCCGTCACCTAAAGCTTGAATCGCAGATTGAGAGTTATCAGCAGAATAAGCTCCAGTCACCATCCGCTTCGATAGTTAAGTCACCATAAGTACCAGAGATGGTTTCAGCATTAAAGACGGCTTCACCTGTATCGGTATCAGAAATCGTTAATGTACCAGAAGTGGTTAAAGTAGCTGCTGCATCTTCGGTTACGCCACCAGTTGTGTCGCCACAATGGTAGGATCATCATTAGTACCTGTAATGGTAATGGTAATATCTTGGGTTGTACCATCATCTGAAGTTACCGTAATTGTATCAGTAAGGGTATCGCCGTCACCTAAAGCTTGAATGGCAGATTGAGAGTTATCGCAGAATAGCTCCAGTCA comes from the bacterium SCSIO 12844 genome and includes:
- a CDS encoding VCBS domain-containing protein translates to MELFCDNSQSAIQALGDGDTLTDTITVTSDDGTTQDITITITGTNDDPTIVATQLVA